One window from the genome of Marinobacter sp. es.048 encodes:
- the folP gene encoding dihydropteroate synthase, translating into MKMNFAGRELDMSRCHVMGVLNVTPDSFSDGGQFNRPDAALVRARQMVDDGATFIDIGGESTRPGATPVSVQEELDRVCPVVEAAARELDAVISVDTSAPEVMAETAKLGAGLINDVRALQREGAPEVAAKAGIPVCIMHIQGEPDTMQDRPEYRSVRREVSAFLTERIRVAERAGIRPENILLDPGFGFGKSLEHNLQLLASLEQMHILGHPMLVGVSRKSMLGHITGREVNERLPASLAAATIAAMKGASIIRVHDVRETVDAIRVVAAVKEAG; encoded by the coding sequence ATGAAAATGAATTTTGCCGGTCGGGAACTGGATATGTCCCGTTGCCACGTGATGGGGGTTTTGAATGTAACGCCGGATTCCTTTTCCGATGGCGGCCAATTTAACCGGCCGGATGCGGCTCTCGTCCGGGCAAGGCAGATGGTTGACGACGGAGCCACGTTTATCGACATCGGTGGTGAATCCACGAGGCCCGGTGCGACACCCGTGTCGGTGCAGGAAGAGCTGGACCGGGTGTGCCCGGTGGTTGAGGCAGCAGCCCGGGAGCTCGACGCGGTCATCTCGGTAGATACCAGTGCGCCGGAAGTGATGGCAGAGACGGCAAAACTCGGGGCAGGCCTGATCAATGATGTGCGGGCCCTGCAGCGTGAAGGTGCACCGGAAGTGGCGGCAAAAGCGGGCATCCCGGTGTGCATCATGCATATCCAGGGCGAGCCGGACACCATGCAGGATAGGCCGGAGTACCGGTCCGTGCGCCGGGAGGTCAGTGCTTTCCTGACCGAGCGTATCCGTGTTGCAGAGCGCGCCGGTATTCGGCCTGAAAACATTCTTCTCGACCCCGGCTTCGGTTTTGGTAAAAGCCTGGAGCACAACCTGCAGTTGTTGGCCTCGCTCGAGCAGATGCATATCCTGGGGCATCCAATGCTGGTTGGCGTTTCGAGGAAGTCCATGCTGGGCCACATCACGGGCCGGGAGGTGAATGAAAGGTTGCCTGCGAGCCTTGCGGCCGCGACAATAGCCGCCATGAAGGGTGCCAGTATTATTCGTGTGCACGATGTCAGGGAAACAGTGGACGCCATCCGTGTGGTGGCGGCAGTGAAGGAGGCAGGTTAA
- the carB gene encoding carbamoyl-phosphate synthase large subunit — MPKRTDIQSILILGAGPIVIGQACEFDYSGAQACKALREEGYRVILVNSNPATIMTDPVMADATYIEPITWKTVEKIIEKEQPDALLPTMGGQTALNCALDLERHGILEKHSVEMIGANADTIDKAEDRDRFDKAMKKIGLECPRATIAHSMEEAWKVADDIGFPCIIRPSFTMGGSGGGIAYNRDEFEEICTRGLDLSPTNELLIDESLIGWKEYEMEVVRDKNDNCIIVCAIENFDAMGVHTGDSITVAPAQTLTDKEYQIMRNASLAVLREIGVETGGSNVQFGINPDTGRMVVIEMNPRVSRSSALASKATGFPIAKVAAKLAVGYTLDELRNEITGGVTPASFEPSIDYVVTKIPRFTFEKFPQADARLTTQMKSVGEVMAIGRTFQESLQKALRGLEVGSEGFDEKLEDLSSQDSQETLTRELNVPGADRIWYIGDAFRAGLSVDDLHQHTHVDPWYLVQIEDLIREEQALKSAGKADIDQATLFRLKRKGFSDARLAKLLGISEVSLRKLRHDLDIRPVYKRVDTCAAEFASDTAYMYSTYEEECEADASDREKIVVIGGGPNRIGQGIEFDYCCVHAALAMREDGYETIMINCNPETVSTDYDTSDRLYFEPITLEDVLEIIHVEKPKGVIVQYGGQTPLKLARGLEAAGVPIIGTSPDAIDRAEDRERFQQMITRLGLKQPENATVRSHEEGILAAREIGYPLVVRPSYVLGGRAMEIVYDEEELVRYMRNAVLVSNDSPVLLDHFLNAAIEVDIDAISDGKDVVIGGIMQHIEQAGVHSGDSACSLPPYTLSQQVQDEMRDAVKKMAIELDVIGLMNVQLAWQDGEIYVIEVNPRASRTVPFVSKAIGVSLAKVAARVMAGKTLKELEFTQEIIPRYYAVKESVFPFNKFPAVDPILGPEMKSTGEVMGLGDSFDEAFAKAALAIGERLPAKGTAFMSVRDVDKPGAAKVARDLVEAGFKLVATTGTAKALREAGIEVDRVNKVREGRPHIVDAIKNGQVQLIINTTEGRKAISDSAQIRQSALQTKVTYTTTLAGGEAFCRAIKFGPERTVRRLQDLHAGK, encoded by the coding sequence ATGCCAAAACGTACCGACATCCAAAGCATCCTGATCCTGGGCGCCGGCCCCATCGTGATCGGGCAGGCGTGCGAGTTTGATTACTCCGGAGCCCAGGCCTGCAAGGCGCTGCGCGAAGAGGGTTACCGGGTTATTCTGGTCAACTCCAACCCGGCAACCATCATGACCGACCCGGTCATGGCCGATGCTACCTACATCGAGCCGATCACCTGGAAGACCGTAGAGAAAATCATCGAGAAAGAGCAGCCGGACGCGCTGCTGCCCACCATGGGCGGCCAGACCGCGCTGAACTGCGCCCTGGACCTGGAACGCCACGGCATCCTGGAAAAGCACAGCGTGGAAATGATCGGCGCCAACGCCGACACCATTGATAAAGCCGAAGACCGGGACCGCTTCGACAAGGCCATGAAGAAGATTGGCCTGGAGTGCCCGCGGGCCACCATCGCCCACTCGATGGAAGAAGCCTGGAAAGTGGCCGACGACATCGGCTTTCCGTGCATCATCCGCCCGTCCTTCACCATGGGCGGCTCCGGTGGCGGTATTGCCTACAACCGCGACGAATTCGAGGAAATCTGTACCCGGGGGCTGGACCTGTCTCCGACCAACGAGCTGCTGATCGACGAGTCCCTGATCGGCTGGAAAGAGTACGAGATGGAAGTTGTCCGTGACAAGAACGACAACTGCATCATTGTCTGCGCCATCGAGAACTTCGACGCCATGGGCGTACACACCGGTGATTCCATCACCGTGGCGCCGGCCCAGACCCTCACCGACAAGGAATACCAGATCATGCGGAACGCCTCCCTGGCGGTCCTGCGTGAAATCGGTGTGGAAACCGGCGGCTCCAACGTCCAGTTCGGTATCAATCCGGACACCGGCCGCATGGTGGTGATCGAGATGAACCCCCGGGTGTCCCGCTCCTCGGCGCTGGCCTCCAAGGCCACCGGCTTCCCGATCGCCAAAGTCGCGGCCAAACTGGCGGTAGGTTACACCCTGGACGAGCTGCGCAATGAAATCACCGGTGGCGTCACCCCGGCCTCGTTCGAGCCGTCCATCGACTACGTGGTCACCAAGATTCCCCGCTTCACCTTCGAGAAATTCCCCCAGGCCGACGCCCGCCTGACCACCCAGATGAAATCTGTGGGTGAGGTCATGGCCATCGGCCGGACCTTCCAGGAATCCCTGCAGAAAGCCCTGCGGGGCCTGGAAGTGGGTTCCGAAGGATTTGATGAGAAACTGGAAGACCTCAGTTCCCAGGACTCCCAGGAAACCCTGACCCGCGAACTGAACGTGCCCGGCGCTGACCGCATCTGGTACATCGGCGACGCCTTCCGGGCCGGCCTGAGCGTGGATGACTTGCATCAGCACACCCACGTGGACCCCTGGTACCTGGTACAGATCGAGGACCTGATCAGGGAAGAGCAGGCGCTGAAGAGTGCCGGCAAGGCCGACATCGACCAGGCCACCCTGTTCCGCCTCAAGCGCAAGGGTTTCTCCGACGCCCGCCTGGCGAAACTGCTGGGCATCTCCGAGGTGAGCCTGCGCAAGCTGCGACACGATCTGGATATCCGCCCTGTATACAAGCGCGTGGATACCTGCGCCGCCGAGTTTGCCTCCGACACCGCCTACATGTACTCCACCTATGAGGAAGAGTGCGAAGCGGATGCCAGTGATCGCGAGAAAATCGTGGTGATCGGGGGCGGCCCCAACCGGATCGGCCAGGGCATCGAATTCGATTACTGCTGTGTGCATGCGGCCCTGGCCATGCGTGAAGACGGCTATGAAACCATCATGATCAACTGCAACCCGGAGACCGTGTCGACCGATTACGACACCTCGGACCGGTTGTACTTTGAGCCGATCACTCTGGAAGACGTGCTGGAAATCATTCACGTCGAAAAGCCCAAGGGCGTGATCGTGCAGTACGGCGGCCAGACCCCGCTGAAACTGGCCCGCGGCCTGGAAGCGGCCGGCGTGCCCATCATTGGCACCAGCCCGGACGCCATCGACCGTGCCGAGGACCGTGAGCGGTTCCAGCAGATGATCACCCGCCTGGGCCTGAAGCAGCCGGAAAACGCCACCGTGCGCAGTCACGAGGAAGGCATCCTGGCGGCCCGGGAAATCGGCTATCCGCTGGTGGTGCGCCCGTCCTACGTGCTGGGTGGCCGGGCCATGGAAATCGTGTACGACGAGGAAGAGCTGGTGCGCTACATGCGCAACGCCGTGCTGGTCTCCAACGACAGCCCGGTGCTGCTGGACCACTTCCTGAACGCTGCCATCGAGGTGGACATCGACGCCATCTCCGACGGCAAAGACGTGGTGATTGGCGGCATCATGCAGCACATCGAGCAGGCCGGCGTGCATTCCGGCGACTCCGCCTGTTCATTGCCGCCGTACACGCTGTCCCAGCAGGTTCAGGACGAGATGCGCGATGCCGTCAAGAAGATGGCCATTGAGCTGGATGTAATCGGCCTGATGAACGTGCAGCTGGCCTGGCAGGACGGCGAAATCTACGTGATCGAAGTGAACCCGCGGGCGTCCCGGACCGTGCCGTTCGTGTCCAAGGCCATTGGCGTCTCCCTGGCCAAGGTGGCGGCCCGGGTGATGGCTGGCAAGACCCTCAAAGAGCTGGAGTTCACCCAGGAAATCATCCCGCGCTACTACGCGGTGAAAGAGTCGGTGTTCCCGTTCAACAAGTTCCCGGCTGTGGATCCGATCCTGGGGCCGGAAATGAAGTCTACCGGTGAGGTCATGGGCCTGGGTGACAGCTTTGATGAGGCCTTTGCCAAAGCCGCACTTGCTATTGGTGAGCGCCTGCCGGCCAAGGGCACTGCGTTCATGTCAGTACGGGATGTCGACAAACCGGGCGCCGCGAAAGTTGCCCGCGATCTGGTTGAGGCCGGTTTCAAGCTCGTGGCCACAACAGGTACCGCCAAGGCCCTGAGAGAGGCCGGAATCGAGGTTGATCGGGTGAACAAGGTCCGTGAGGGTCGTCCGCATATCGTGGATGCCATCAAAAACGGTCAGGTTCAGCTGATCATCAATACCACTGAAGGTCGCAAGGCGATTTCCGATTCGGCCCAGATTCGCCAGTCGGCATTGCAGACCAAGGTAACCTACACAACAACACTGGCAGGCGGCGAAGCCTTTTGCCGGGCCATCAAGTTCGGCCCGGAGCGCACTGTACGCCGCCTCCAGGATCTTCACGCAGGAAAGTAA
- the dapB gene encoding 4-hydroxy-tetrahydrodipicolinate reductase, giving the protein MRVAIIGAAGRMGRVLIEAVEGTEGLELGAAVVEPGSSLIGADAGEMTGIGKTGVKMAGSLADVRDDFDVLIDFTFPDLTLENAEFCRDNGKMLVIGTTGMSDAEKQQLALAAESTPVVFAPNMSVGVNVVLNLLRTAAATLGDDYDVEIIEAHHRHKKDAPSGTALRMGEVVADALGRDLKECAVYGREGFTGERTRKEIGFETIRAGDVVGDHTVLFATEGERIEVTHKASSRMTFAKGAMRAALWLKDKPAGLYDMQDVLDLK; this is encoded by the coding sequence ATGAGGGTAGCAATCATCGGCGCCGCCGGGCGCATGGGAAGAGTCCTGATCGAAGCTGTTGAGGGCACAGAGGGTCTGGAGCTGGGCGCCGCTGTCGTCGAGCCGGGCAGCAGCCTGATCGGCGCCGATGCCGGCGAAATGACCGGTATCGGCAAGACCGGCGTGAAAATGGCCGGGAGCCTGGCCGATGTGAGGGACGATTTCGATGTGCTCATCGACTTCACCTTTCCGGATCTTACCCTGGAGAACGCCGAGTTTTGCAGGGACAACGGCAAGATGCTCGTGATCGGAACCACCGGCATGTCTGACGCCGAAAAGCAGCAGCTGGCCCTGGCCGCGGAATCCACGCCTGTGGTTTTCGCGCCCAACATGAGCGTGGGCGTTAACGTTGTCCTCAACCTGCTGCGCACTGCCGCCGCAACCCTGGGTGACGACTACGACGTGGAAATCATCGAAGCCCATCATCGCCACAAGAAAGATGCTCCTTCTGGCACGGCACTGCGCATGGGCGAAGTGGTCGCTGATGCCCTCGGCCGCGACCTGAAAGAGTGTGCCGTCTATGGTCGTGAAGGCTTTACCGGCGAGCGTACCCGAAAGGAAATCGGTTTCGAAACCATTCGCGCGGGTGACGTGGTCGGTGATCATACCGTTTTGTTCGCCACCGAGGGTGAGCGCATTGAGGTGACCCATAAAGCCAGCAGCCGGATGACCTTTGCCAAAGGCGCAATGCGGGCAGCGTTGTGGCTGAAGGATAAGCCTGCAGGGCTTTATGATATGCAGGATGTGCTGGACCTCAAGTGA
- the glmM gene encoding phosphoglucosamine mutase produces MSERKYFGTDGIRGRVGEFPITPEFMLKLGWAAGQAFKRDGQRNSVLIGKDTRLSGYMFESALEAGLAASGVDVKLLGPMPTPAIAYLTRTFRASAGIVISASHNPHHDNGIKFFSAAGTKLDDALEAEIERWLDKPIEVCGPTELGKASRVDDAPGRYVEFCKSTVPNEFTLDGMKIVLDCAHGATYHVAPKVFRELGAKVSVIGADPDGLNINLNVGSTHLEALKAAVVEKGADLGIAFDGDGDRVLMVDRGGSEVDGDELLYVIASQRFAEDRLKGGVVGTLMTNLGVELALNEIGIEFERAKVGDRYVMERLIANNWVLGGEGSGHMVIRDCTSTGDGIVSALQVLLSVWKSGKTLSDLRQGMSKLPQKMINVRVAQRFDPFSRDDIVAAVRKAETELGSSGRILLRASGTEPLIRVMAEGQDASEILRVVEELAKVVEKSTA; encoded by the coding sequence ATGTCCGAGAGAAAGTACTTCGGTACGGACGGTATTCGCGGGCGCGTTGGTGAATTTCCGATAACGCCGGAATTCATGCTCAAACTGGGTTGGGCTGCGGGCCAGGCCTTCAAGCGTGATGGTCAGCGCAACAGCGTCCTGATTGGCAAGGATACCCGGCTTTCCGGTTACATGTTCGAGTCGGCCCTGGAGGCGGGCCTTGCGGCGTCGGGCGTTGATGTAAAACTGCTCGGCCCGATGCCGACACCGGCGATCGCCTACCTGACCCGCACCTTCCGCGCTTCGGCCGGCATTGTTATCAGCGCCTCCCACAATCCCCACCATGACAATGGCATCAAGTTCTTCTCTGCTGCCGGCACCAAGCTGGACGACGCTCTGGAAGCCGAGATTGAACGCTGGCTGGACAAACCAATTGAGGTATGTGGTCCGACTGAGCTGGGCAAGGCCTCCCGTGTGGACGATGCGCCGGGCCGGTACGTGGAATTCTGCAAGAGCACCGTTCCCAACGAGTTCACCCTCGACGGCATGAAGATCGTGCTGGATTGTGCCCACGGGGCTACCTACCACGTGGCGCCGAAGGTGTTTCGTGAGCTTGGCGCCAAAGTGTCGGTAATCGGTGCCGACCCCGATGGTCTTAATATCAACCTGAACGTCGGCTCCACGCATCTCGAGGCCCTCAAGGCTGCAGTGGTCGAAAAAGGCGCCGATCTGGGTATCGCTTTCGATGGTGATGGCGATCGGGTTCTGATGGTGGACCGGGGCGGATCTGAAGTGGACGGCGATGAGCTGCTCTATGTGATTGCCTCCCAGCGCTTTGCAGAGGATCGCCTTAAAGGCGGGGTGGTCGGGACGCTGATGACCAACCTTGGCGTTGAGCTCGCCCTGAATGAAATCGGCATTGAGTTCGAGCGCGCAAAAGTCGGCGACCGCTATGTGATGGAACGCCTCATTGCGAACAACTGGGTACTGGGTGGCGAAGGGTCTGGCCACATGGTTATCCGCGACTGCACCAGCACCGGCGATGGTATTGTTTCGGCGCTGCAGGTTCTGCTTTCAGTGTGGAAGTCCGGGAAAACGCTTTCGGATCTGCGGCAGGGAATGAGCAAGCTCCCCCAGAAAATGATCAACGTTCGGGTGGCGCAACGTTTCGATCCGTTCAGTCGTGATGATATCGTGGCTGCGGTGCGCAAGGCCGAAACCGAGCTGGGCAGTTCCGGCAGGATTCTGTTGAGAGCCTCTGGCACAGAACCGCTGATCCGTGTGATGGCGGAGGGGCAGGACGCCAGCGAGATTCTTCGGGTAGTCGAGGAGCTGGCAAAAGTTGTGGAGAAATCCACTGCTTAA
- the ftsH gene encoding ATP-dependent zinc metalloprotease FtsH — translation MNDMAKNLVLWLIIAAVLLMVFQNFSPTTTGQQVNYSQFVEMVQEGQVRQVTIDGLQVQGTRGDGSQFQTIRPQVSDNKLMDDLLANNVEVIGKEPERQSLWTQLLVAAFPILIIIALFVFFMRQMQGGGGGKGPMSFGKSKARLMSEDQIKTTFADVAGVDEAKEDVKELVDFLRDPSKFQRLGGSIPKGVLMVGQPGTGKTLLAKAIAGEAKVPFFSISGSDFVEMFVGVGASRVRDMFEQAKKQSPCIIFIDEIDAVGRHRGAGMGGGHDEREQTLNQLLVEMDGFEGNEGVIVIAATNRPDVLDPALLRPGRFDRQVVVGLPDIIGREQILKVHMKKVPLADGVEPVLIARGTPGFSGADLANLVNEAALFAARRNQRLVSMEEFELAKDKIMMGAERKSMVMSEKEKRNTAYHESGHAIVGRLMPEHDPVYKVSIIPRGRALGVTMFLPEEDKYSHSKRFLISSICSLFGGRIAEELTLGFDGVTTGASNDIERATSLARNMVTRWGLSEKLGPLQYDTDSEEPFLGRSAGQSQTVYSPETAQRIDEEVRNIIDSCYEKAKQILVDNRDKLDLMADALMKYETIDRHQIDDIMEGRAPRPPKGWGDSGPAGGVKADEPEAAPEPKASDDGRHPGVGRPAGEH, via the coding sequence TTGAACGATATGGCAAAAAATCTGGTTCTCTGGCTAATTATAGCCGCCGTGCTGCTGATGGTGTTTCAGAACTTTTCTCCCACCACCACCGGCCAACAAGTCAACTATTCCCAGTTTGTGGAGATGGTCCAGGAAGGCCAGGTCCGTCAGGTCACAATCGATGGGTTGCAGGTTCAGGGCACCCGTGGTGACGGCTCCCAGTTCCAGACAATCCGTCCTCAGGTGTCTGACAACAAGCTGATGGACGATCTGCTCGCGAACAACGTTGAGGTTATCGGTAAAGAGCCTGAACGCCAGAGTCTGTGGACACAGTTGCTGGTAGCGGCGTTCCCGATACTGATCATCATCGCATTGTTTGTGTTCTTCATGCGCCAGATGCAGGGCGGAGGTGGCGGCAAAGGCCCCATGTCGTTCGGCAAGAGTAAAGCTCGCCTGATGAGTGAAGACCAGATAAAGACTACCTTCGCCGATGTGGCCGGTGTTGATGAGGCCAAGGAAGACGTCAAGGAGCTGGTGGATTTCCTGCGCGACCCCAGCAAATTCCAGCGTCTGGGTGGCAGCATTCCCAAGGGCGTTCTGATGGTCGGTCAGCCGGGTACCGGTAAGACCCTGCTCGCCAAGGCCATTGCCGGCGAAGCCAAGGTACCGTTCTTCTCCATCTCCGGTTCCGACTTTGTCGAAATGTTTGTGGGCGTGGGTGCATCCCGTGTTCGTGACATGTTCGAGCAGGCCAAAAAGCAGAGCCCGTGCATCATCTTTATCGACGAGATCGATGCGGTCGGTCGTCACCGTGGTGCCGGTATGGGCGGTGGCCATGACGAGCGTGAACAGACCCTGAACCAGCTGCTGGTTGAGATGGACGGTTTTGAAGGTAACGAAGGCGTTATCGTTATTGCCGCGACCAACCGTCCCGACGTTCTCGACCCGGCACTGTTGCGTCCGGGGCGTTTCGACCGCCAGGTTGTAGTCGGTCTTCCAGACATCATTGGTCGTGAGCAGATCCTCAAGGTGCACATGAAGAAAGTGCCCCTGGCTGACGGTGTTGAGCCGGTTCTGATTGCTCGCGGCACGCCCGGATTCTCCGGTGCGGACCTTGCCAACCTGGTGAACGAGGCAGCACTTTTTGCGGCCCGTCGCAACCAGCGTCTGGTGTCGATGGAAGAGTTCGAGCTCGCGAAAGACAAGATCATGATGGGCGCCGAGCGCAAGTCCATGGTGATGAGCGAGAAGGAAAAGCGGAACACCGCTTACCACGAGTCTGGCCACGCGATTGTTGGTCGGCTGATGCCGGAACATGATCCGGTCTACAAGGTGAGCATTATTCCGCGCGGTCGCGCTCTGGGTGTCACGATGTTCCTCCCCGAAGAGGACAAGTACAGCCACAGCAAGCGTTTCCTGATCAGCTCGATTTGCAGCCTGTTTGGTGGCCGCATTGCCGAAGAGCTGACGCTAGGCTTTGACGGTGTCACAACCGGTGCTTCGAACGATATCGAGCGGGCGACCAGTCTGGCGCGGAACATGGTGACCCGCTGGGGGCTGTCCGAGAAGCTTGGACCTCTGCAGTACGATACTGACAGTGAAGAGCCGTTTCTGGGCCGGTCTGCTGGCCAGTCCCAGACTGTGTATTCACCGGAAACGGCCCAGCGTATTGATGAGGAAGTCCGTAACATCATCGACAGCTGCTACGAGAAAGCCAAGCAGATTCTGGTTGATAACCGGGACAAGCTGGACTTGATGGCCGATGCTCTCATGAAGTACGAAACCATTGATCGTCATCAGATTGATGACATCATGGAAGGCCGGGCACCTCGCCCGCCTAAAGGTTGGGGCGACAGCGGTCCCGCTGGGGGTGTAAAGGCCGACGAGCCTGAGGCAGCTCCGGAGCCGAAGGCGTCTGACGACGGTCGCCATCCCGGTGTAGGCCGGCCGGCAGGAGAGCACTGA
- the yhbY gene encoding ribosome assembly RNA-binding protein YhbY, with protein sequence MSLSPEQRREYRAIAHNLKPVIIVGDKGLSEGLQEELERALNDHELIKIKVASQDRETRHEAITALCESSGAELVQTIGKIAVILRRAKKPNPKLSNLLRHKH encoded by the coding sequence ATGAGTCTTTCACCGGAACAGCGCCGGGAATACCGGGCCATTGCCCACAACCTCAAGCCCGTCATCATTGTTGGCGACAAAGGACTTTCCGAGGGGCTGCAGGAAGAACTTGAGCGCGCACTGAATGATCATGAACTGATCAAGATCAAGGTGGCGAGCCAGGACCGGGAAACCAGACACGAAGCGATTACGGCTCTGTGCGAATCGTCTGGCGCTGAACTGGTCCAGACCATCGGTAAGATCGCCGTCATACTGCGTCGGGCCAAGAAGCCCAACCCCAAGCTCTCCAACCTTTTGCGCCACAAGCACTGA
- the carA gene encoding glutamine-hydrolyzing carbamoyl-phosphate synthase small subunit, giving the protein MSTPAILALADGSLFYGSAIGADGETSGEVVFNTAMTGYQEILTDPSYSRQIVTLTYPHIGNTGVNEEDIESDRIQAAGLIIRDLPLLASSWRSKGTLDDYLRSNNIVGIADIDTRRLTRILRDKGSQNGAIVAGENATAERALELAKAFPGLKGMDLAKEVTSDKIWSWKETEWTLGEGYGEREESRLKVVAWDYGVKLNILRMLASRGCDITVVPAQTPASEVLAMNPDGVFLSNGPGDPEPCDYAITAIKEVLETEIPVFGICLGHQLLALASGARTMKMGHGHHGANHPVQDIAKGTVMITSQNHGFAVDEATLPANVEATHKSLFDGTLQGIRRTDKPAYSFQGHPEASPGPHDVTPLFDEFIRLMEARSA; this is encoded by the coding sequence TTGAGCACACCAGCAATCCTTGCACTCGCAGACGGAAGCCTGTTCTACGGCAGCGCCATTGGCGCCGACGGAGAAACCAGCGGTGAAGTGGTGTTCAACACCGCCATGACCGGCTACCAGGAAATCCTGACCGACCCGTCCTACTCCCGCCAGATCGTTACCCTGACTTACCCGCACATCGGCAACACCGGTGTGAACGAAGAAGACATCGAGTCAGACCGAATCCAGGCCGCCGGCCTGATCATCCGCGATCTGCCTCTGCTGGCCAGTAGCTGGCGCAGTAAGGGAACCCTGGACGACTACCTGCGAAGCAACAACATTGTTGGGATCGCCGACATTGATACCCGCCGCCTGACTCGCATCCTCCGGGACAAAGGCTCCCAGAACGGCGCCATCGTTGCCGGCGAAAATGCCACCGCCGAGCGGGCGCTGGAACTCGCCAAAGCGTTCCCCGGCCTCAAGGGCATGGATCTGGCGAAAGAAGTTACCTCCGACAAGATCTGGTCCTGGAAGGAGACCGAGTGGACCCTGGGCGAGGGTTATGGTGAGCGGGAGGAATCACGGTTGAAGGTGGTTGCCTGGGATTACGGTGTCAAGCTGAACATCCTGCGCATGCTCGCCTCTCGCGGCTGCGACATCACCGTGGTGCCGGCGCAGACTCCGGCCTCCGAAGTGCTGGCGATGAATCCGGACGGTGTGTTCCTGTCCAACGGCCCCGGGGATCCTGAGCCCTGTGATTATGCCATCACTGCTATTAAGGAAGTGCTGGAAACCGAGATCCCGGTGTTTGGTATCTGCCTGGGTCACCAGTTGCTGGCCCTGGCCAGCGGTGCCAGGACCATGAAGATGGGCCACGGCCACCACGGTGCCAACCATCCGGTTCAGGACATCGCCAAGGGCACCGTGATGATCACCAGCCAGAACCACGGGTTTGCCGTGGATGAGGCAACTCTGCCGGCCAATGTCGAGGCGACTCACAAGTCCCTGTTTGACGGCACCCTGCAGGGCATTCGCCGGACCGACAAGCCGGCCTACAGCTTCCAGGGCCATCCGGAAGCCAGCCCCGGCCCCCATGATGTGACCCCGCTGTTTGACGAGTTTATCCGCCTGATGGAGGCGCGATCGGCCTGA
- the greA gene encoding transcription elongation factor GreA produces the protein MADRVPMTKAGESRLREELQKLKSEDRPRVIAAIADAREHGDLKENAEYHAAREQQSFIEGRIQEIEGKLSAAQVIDVTTMENTGRVIFGTTVHLLNMDTDEQVTYKIVGEDEADIKAGKLSISSPIARALVGKSEGDVVAIRVPSGTVEYEIEQVEYV, from the coding sequence ATGGCTGACAGAGTACCGATGACAAAGGCGGGCGAGAGCCGCCTCCGCGAGGAGCTTCAAAAGCTGAAGTCCGAAGATCGCCCCCGTGTTATTGCGGCGATTGCCGACGCCCGTGAGCACGGCGACCTGAAAGAGAACGCTGAATACCATGCTGCCCGCGAGCAGCAGAGCTTTATTGAAGGCCGGATCCAGGAAATCGAGGGCAAGCTTTCTGCCGCTCAGGTTATCGATGTGACCACCATGGAGAACACCGGCAGGGTGATCTTCGGTACCACGGTGCACCTGCTTAACATGGATACCGACGAACAGGTCACCTACAAGATCGTTGGCGAGGATGAGGCGGATATCAAGGCAGGGAAACTGTCGATCTCCTCACCCATTGCCAGGGCGCTGGTCGGCAAGAGCGAGGGCGATGTGGTCGCAATTCGCGTACCTTCCGGTACTGTGGAATACGAGATTGAGCAGGTCGAATACGTCTGA